A section of the Stenotrophomonas sp. 364 genome encodes:
- a CDS encoding TIM barrel protein — translation MPIHSIGPGPAPGLTRRDALRMAVAGSVGLGAAGVLPAFAATAPLKGNLKHSVARWTFPQQSIAQLCQTVKGIGFAAIDLVGPEDWPTLKAHGVYSAMCNGAELGLTQGFAGRQFHDQLVERYTRHIDLVADAGYRNLICFSGNRNGMDPQEGMAHAEAGLKRILGHAERRGVVLVMELLNSRVDHPDYLCDHSAWGVELCRRLGSEHFGLLYDIYHMQIMEGDIIATIGRHHAYFKHYHTAGVPGRHEIGDQQELHYPAICRAIRDTGFDGYLAQEFMPAAPDPVGSLREAIRLCDV, via the coding sequence ATGCCTATCCATTCGATCGGACCAGGCCCGGCCCCGGGGCTCACACGGCGCGATGCGCTGCGCATGGCGGTGGCCGGGAGCGTTGGGCTGGGGGCGGCGGGCGTTCTGCCCGCGTTTGCAGCCACCGCACCGCTCAAGGGCAACTTGAAGCATTCCGTCGCCCGCTGGACCTTCCCGCAACAATCGATCGCCCAGCTCTGCCAGACGGTGAAGGGCATCGGGTTTGCCGCCATCGATCTGGTGGGTCCGGAGGACTGGCCCACGCTGAAGGCCCATGGCGTGTACAGCGCGATGTGCAACGGCGCGGAGCTGGGCCTGACCCAGGGCTTTGCCGGCCGCCAATTCCACGATCAGCTGGTCGAGCGTTACACGCGGCACATCGACCTGGTGGCCGATGCCGGCTATCGCAACCTCATCTGTTTCTCCGGCAACCGCAACGGCATGGACCCCCAGGAGGGCATGGCCCATGCCGAGGCAGGGCTCAAACGCATCCTCGGGCATGCCGAGCGGCGCGGCGTGGTGCTGGTGATGGAGCTGCTGAACTCCAGAGTCGATCATCCCGACTACCTGTGCGACCACTCCGCATGGGGCGTCGAGCTGTGCCGACGGCTCGGCTCGGAGCATTTCGGCCTGCTGTACGACATCTACCACATGCAGATCATGGAGGGCGACATCATCGCCACCATTGGCAGGCATCACGCGTACTTCAAGCACTACCACACCGCGGGCGTGCCTGGCCGACACGAGATCGGCGACCAGCAGGAGCTCCACTATCCCGCCATCTGTCGCGCGATCCGCGACACCGGTTTCGATGGGTATCTGGCGCAGGAGTTCATGCCTGCCGCGCCCGATCCCGTCGGCTCGCTGCGCGAGGCCATCCGCCTCTGCGATGTCTGA
- a CDS encoding LacI family DNA-binding transcriptional regulator, which translates to MTIRGKATSLDIAHLAGVSQPTVSRALRGSPMVNPETRERILRIARELNYKVDKNASSLRLRNAGTLALLFFEDPTNDDSLINPFFHAMLGSITRACAQRGYDLLVSFQQLSTDWQADYEDSNKADGIILLGYGDYHESRERLQRLVEQGTHFVRWGAALPDQPGVSIGSDNFQGGFDITAHLLDQGCQRIAFIGHASSHYPEFEERYRGHVAAMAVRGIRAEPGLQHDAITTEQDGFDACQTLLARGETLDGVFAASDLIAIGAMRALREHGLRVPQDVALAGFDDIPLAASVSPPLTTVQQDTKQAGQLLVEKLLALISGAPVDGQTIPVKQVLRESSRRR; encoded by the coding sequence ATGACCATCCGCGGCAAAGCCACCTCCCTGGACATCGCCCACCTGGCCGGGGTGTCGCAGCCCACCGTCTCGCGTGCCTTGCGCGGCAGCCCGATGGTCAATCCGGAAACCCGCGAGCGCATCCTGCGCATCGCCCGGGAGCTGAACTACAAGGTCGACAAGAACGCCTCCAGCCTGCGCCTGCGCAATGCCGGCACGCTGGCCCTGCTGTTCTTCGAAGACCCCACCAACGACGACTCGCTGATCAACCCGTTCTTCCACGCCATGCTGGGCTCGATCACCCGCGCCTGCGCGCAGCGCGGCTACGACCTGCTGGTGTCCTTCCAGCAGCTGTCCACCGACTGGCAGGCCGACTACGAAGACAGCAACAAGGCCGACGGCATCATCCTGCTCGGCTATGGCGATTACCACGAGTCGCGCGAGCGGCTGCAACGTCTGGTTGAACAGGGCACCCACTTCGTGCGCTGGGGCGCGGCCCTGCCCGACCAGCCAGGGGTGTCGATCGGCAGCGACAACTTCCAGGGTGGGTTCGACATCACCGCGCACCTGCTCGACCAGGGCTGCCAGCGCATCGCCTTCATCGGCCACGCGTCCAGCCACTATCCCGAGTTCGAGGAGCGCTACCGTGGCCACGTGGCGGCGATGGCGGTACGCGGCATCCGTGCCGAACCGGGTCTGCAGCACGACGCGATCACCACCGAGCAGGACGGGTTCGATGCCTGCCAGACGTTGCTGGCGCGGGGCGAGACGTTGGATGGCGTGTTCGCGGCCAGCGACCTGATCGCCATCGGCGCCATGCGCGCACTGCGCGAGCACGGGCTGCGCGTGCCGCAGGATGTGGCGCTGGCCGGCTTCGACGATATCCCGCTGGCCGCATCGGTGTCGCCGCCGCTCACCACCGTGCAGCAGGACACCAAACAGGCCGGGCAGCTGCTGGTGGAAAAGCTGCTGGCGCTGATCAGCGGCGCGCCGGTGGACGGGCAGACCATTCCGGTGAAGCAGGTGCTGCGCGAGTCGTCACGGCGGCGTTGA
- a CDS encoding GMC family oxidoreductase, with protein sequence MADNHYDAIVVGSGISGGWAAKELTEKGLKVLMLERGRNIEHVKDYVNAMKEAWDFPHRNRPTQAMKADYPVLMRDYGLAENLEGMWANEKESPYTETKRFDWFRGYHVGGRSLMWGRQSYRFSDLDFEANLKDGIATDWPIRYADIAPWYDHAEKFAGIAGTREGLDVLPDGEFLPPIPLNIVEKDVAARIRKAFGGTRHMIHSRTANITQPMPEQGRVNCQYRNKCILGCPFGAYFSTQSATLPAAMKTGNLTLRPFSIVKEVLYDKDRKRARGVEIIDAETGQTYQYTAKVIFLNASSFNSTWLLMNSATDVWDGGLGSSSGELGHNVMDHHFGAGASGRVEGYEDKYYFGRRPCGFYIPRFRNVAADKRGYLRGFGYQGGASRSGWSREIAELNIGADLKEALTVPGDWRIGMTGFGEMLPHHDNTIRLDAERKDKWGLPVLAMDVSMRANEKAMRKDMAADAAEMLEAAGVKDVEMHDNDYAPGKGIHEMGTARMGRDRRTSVLNQHNQVWDAPNVYVTDGACMTSSACVNPSLTYMALTARAADHAVRELKAGNL encoded by the coding sequence ATGGCAGACAATCACTACGACGCAATCGTTGTTGGCTCCGGCATCAGCGGCGGTTGGGCGGCAAAGGAACTGACCGAGAAGGGCCTCAAGGTCCTGATGCTGGAACGCGGTCGCAACATCGAGCACGTCAAGGACTACGTCAACGCGATGAAGGAGGCGTGGGATTTCCCGCACCGCAACCGGCCCACCCAGGCGATGAAGGCTGACTATCCGGTGTTGATGCGCGACTACGGTCTGGCCGAGAACCTTGAAGGCATGTGGGCCAACGAGAAGGAATCGCCTTACACCGAGACCAAGCGATTCGATTGGTTCCGCGGCTATCACGTGGGCGGGCGATCACTGATGTGGGGGCGGCAGAGCTATCGCTTCTCCGACCTGGATTTCGAGGCGAACCTCAAAGACGGCATCGCCACGGATTGGCCGATCCGGTATGCCGACATCGCACCGTGGTACGACCATGCGGAGAAGTTCGCGGGCATCGCAGGCACCCGGGAGGGGCTGGATGTGCTGCCCGATGGCGAATTCCTGCCGCCGATCCCGTTGAACATCGTCGAGAAGGACGTGGCTGCGCGGATCAGGAAAGCGTTTGGCGGAACACGCCATATGATCCACTCGCGCACCGCCAACATCACCCAGCCCATGCCCGAACAGGGCCGGGTCAACTGCCAGTACCGCAACAAGTGCATCCTGGGCTGCCCCTTTGGCGCCTATTTCTCGACACAATCGGCGACGCTGCCGGCGGCGATGAAGACCGGCAACCTTACATTGCGGCCGTTCTCGATCGTCAAGGAAGTGCTCTATGACAAGGACCGCAAGCGTGCGCGCGGTGTAGAGATCATCGACGCCGAGACGGGCCAGACCTATCAGTACACAGCCAAGGTCATCTTCCTCAATGCGTCGTCCTTCAACTCGACCTGGCTGCTGATGAATTCGGCGACCGATGTCTGGGACGGTGGTCTGGGCTCGTCGTCCGGCGAACTCGGGCACAACGTGATGGACCATCATTTCGGCGCGGGCGCCTCCGGCCGGGTCGAAGGATATGAAGACAAGTATTACTTCGGCCGTCGCCCCTGCGGCTTCTACATTCCCCGTTTCCGCAACGTCGCTGCGGACAAGCGCGGTTACCTGCGCGGGTTCGGCTACCAGGGCGGTGCCAGCCGCAGCGGGTGGTCACGCGAGATCGCCGAACTCAACATCGGGGCCGATTTGAAGGAGGCGCTGACTGTCCCCGGTGACTGGCGCATCGGCATGACCGGCTTCGGCGAAATGCTGCCGCACCACGACAATACGATCCGCCTGGACGCCGAGCGCAAGGACAAGTGGGGCCTGCCGGTGTTGGCGATGGATGTGTCCATGCGCGCGAACGAAAAGGCGATGCGCAAGGACATGGCCGCCGATGCTGCCGAGATGCTGGAGGCTGCCGGTGTGAAGGACGTGGAGATGCACGACAACGACTACGCCCCGGGCAAGGGCATCCACGAAATGGGGACCGCGCGCATGGGCCGTGACCGCAGAACCTCCGTACTGAACCAGCACAACCAGGTCTGGGATGCGCCCAACGTCTATGTCACCGACGGTGCCTGCATGACCTCCAGCGCCTGCGTGAATCCTTCACTGACCTACATGGCACTCACCGCGCGCGCTGCCGACCACGCCGTGCGCGAGCTGAAAGCGGGGAACCTCTGA
- a CDS encoding single-stranded DNA-binding protein: protein MARGINKVILVGNLGNDPDVKYTQGGMAITRISLATTSVRKDKDGNQQERTEWHRVVFFGKLGEIAGEYLRKGSSVYVEGSLRYDKYTGQDGVEKYSTDIIADEMQMLGGRGEGGGGGGAGAGAGGNYGGGERPQRQQAPRQEYGGGGQRQGGQGGGYGQQRPQQQPQQSAPPMDDFADDDIPF, encoded by the coding sequence ATGGCGCGCGGCATCAATAAAGTCATCCTGGTCGGCAACCTCGGCAACGACCCGGACGTGAAGTACACCCAAGGCGGCATGGCGATCACCCGCATCAGCCTGGCCACCACCAGCGTCCGCAAGGACAAGGATGGCAACCAGCAGGAGCGTACCGAATGGCACCGCGTGGTGTTCTTCGGCAAGCTCGGTGAAATCGCCGGCGAATACCTGCGCAAGGGCAGCTCGGTCTACGTCGAAGGCAGCCTGCGGTACGACAAGTACACCGGCCAGGACGGCGTGGAGAAGTACTCCACCGACATCATCGCCGACGAAATGCAGATGCTGGGCGGCCGCGGTGAAGGCGGCGGTGGTGGCGGTGCAGGCGCCGGTGCCGGTGGCAACTACGGCGGCGGCGAGCGCCCGCAGCGCCAGCAGGCCCCGCGCCAGGAATACGGTGGCGGCGGTCAGCGCCAGGGCGGGCAGGGCGGTGGTTACGGCCAGCAGCGCCCCCAGCAGCAGCCGCAGCAGTCGGCGCCGCCGATGGACGACTTCGCCGATGACGACATCCCGTTCTAA
- a CDS encoding ABC transporter ATP-binding protein → MLQIRSLSKTYANGVHALNGVTLDIPRGMFGLLGPNGAGKSSLMRTLSTLQEADSGSVTLEIPGEPVIDVLRDKDAVRRRLGYLPQDFGVYPKVSALDLLDHFAVLKGITHKAQRREVVDGLLQQVNLWDARKRKLGTYSGGMRQRFGIAQALLGDPRLVIVDEPTAGLDPEERNRFLNLLAAIGENVAVILSTHIVEDVTDLCPSMAIMNKGQVLLTGKPSDAIDALQQQVWRKQVDSAELATYEANHVVLSTRLVGGRPVIHVHSASDPGDGFQPVSPDLEDVYFQRLRLQSRAA, encoded by the coding sequence ATGCTGCAGATCCGCTCGCTGTCCAAGACCTACGCCAACGGCGTGCACGCACTCAACGGCGTCACCCTCGACATTCCCCGCGGCATGTTCGGGCTGCTCGGCCCCAACGGCGCTGGCAAGTCATCGTTGATGCGCACGCTGTCCACGCTGCAGGAAGCCGACAGCGGCAGCGTGACCCTGGAGATTCCCGGCGAGCCGGTCATCGACGTGCTGCGCGACAAGGACGCGGTGCGCCGCCGCCTGGGCTACCTGCCGCAGGATTTCGGGGTGTACCCCAAGGTCAGTGCATTGGATCTGCTGGACCACTTCGCCGTGCTCAAGGGCATTACCCACAAGGCGCAGCGCCGCGAGGTGGTGGACGGACTGCTGCAGCAGGTGAACCTGTGGGATGCCCGCAAGCGCAAGCTGGGCACGTATTCGGGCGGCATGCGCCAGCGCTTCGGCATCGCCCAGGCCTTGCTCGGCGACCCGCGACTGGTGATCGTCGACGAGCCCACCGCCGGGCTGGACCCGGAAGAGCGCAACCGGTTCCTCAACCTGCTGGCCGCCATCGGCGAGAACGTGGCGGTGATCCTGTCCACCCATATCGTCGAGGACGTCACCGACCTGTGCCCGAGCATGGCCATCATGAACAAGGGCCAGGTGCTGCTGACCGGCAAGCCGAGCGATGCCATCGACGCGTTGCAGCAGCAGGTCTGGCGCAAGCAGGTGGACAGTGCCGAACTGGCCACCTACGAAGCCAACCATGTGGTGCTCTCCACCCGCCTGGTGGGCGGCCGCCCGGTGATCCACGTGCACAGCGCCAGCGACCCCGGCGACGGGTTCCAGCCGGTGTCCCCGGACCTCGAGGATGTGTATTTCCAGCGACTGCGCCTGCAGTCGCGGGCCGCCTGA